A window of Rhizobium sp. BT04 genomic DNA:
CGCGGAATTCTCCCTTGTCGACGAGATAGTCGACATTGAGCTTTTCGATTTCCAGAAGATTGTCGCTCATCGGCCAAGCTCCAGTTCCCTGTTGCGGGCGCGGTTGAGGCGGAACCAGCGCGTCAGCGCCGGGCCGGAGCGCAGCTGCGGATTGGCGATCTCGTCGAAGGTGAAATTCAAAAGAGCAAGGCCTAGCCCGGTCAGCGCGATGCCGACTGCCGGCATCCCGATGTCCCACCATGCGCCGACCATGATTGCCGAGGAATTCTGGGCATTGTAGAGCATCGTGCCCCAGGAGACCTTCAGCGGATCGCCGAAGCCGAGATATTCGAGCGTCGTCTGGGCAACGATGGCGTAGATGATGCTGCCGACCAGGTTGATGCCGATCAGCGTCGTCAGGTTCGGCAGGATTTCGACGAAGATGATGCGCCAGGCCGGCTCGCCGATCATCTTCGACGCCGTGATGAAATCCCGATTGCGAAGCGCCATCGTCTGCGAGCGTGTCATCCGGGCGCCCCACGGCCAGGAGGTCAGCGCGATGATCGTCATGATCGTCATCGGTCCCACCGTGCCGGCGAAGGAAGCGAGCAGGATTAAGAGCGGCATGTTCGGGATGACGAGCACGGCATTGGTCGCAAGGTCGAGCAATGCATCCGTCCTGCCACCGGCATAACCGGCGACGAGCCCGATCGCCGTGCCGAGAACGGTAATGGCAATCCCCGTGGCAAAACCGACGGAAAGAGAGCTGCGGGCGCCCCAGACGAACTGGCGATAGACATCCCGCCCCATCTTCGTCGTGCCCATGACATGTTCGATCGACGGCGGCTGATGCGAGCGTCCGACCCGCGCTCCGGGCTCACCGGGCGCGACGATCGGCGCAAACAGCGCCATCAGCCACAGGACGGCGATGATGATGAGGCCGGCCAACGCTTTCTTCTGCTTGAGGATGGGCCATAGCGTAAAGCTCATCACGCAGCCTCCCGCAATCTCGGATCGACAAAGCCGTAGATGATGTCGACGAGGAAGTTGGCGCCCAGCGTCGCGAGCGTCATCAGCAGCAGCTGACCCTGGATGACCGGGTAATCGCGGGCGATGCTCGCGGTATAGAGCGTCAATCCCAAGCCGGGATAGTTGAAGACGATCTCGGTGACGATCGAGCCGCCGAAGACGGCGCCGAGCATCAGCGCCAGGTTGGTC
This region includes:
- a CDS encoding ABC transporter permease; this encodes MSFTLWPILKQKKALAGLIIIAVLWLMALFAPIVAPGEPGARVGRSHQPPSIEHVMGTTKMGRDVYRQFVWGARSSLSVGFATGIAITVLGTAIGLVAGYAGGRTDALLDLATNAVLVIPNMPLLILLASFAGTVGPMTIMTIIALTSWPWGARMTRSQTMALRNRDFITASKMIGEPAWRIIFVEILPNLTTLIGINLVGSIIYAIVAQTTLEYLGFGDPLKVSWGTMLYNAQNSSAIMVGAWWDIGMPAVGIALTGLGLALLNFTFDEIANPQLRSGPALTRWFRLNRARNRELELGR